One part of the Microvirga sp. TS319 genome encodes these proteins:
- a CDS encoding amidase gives MIALENDPLGQGGLPEFARRFRNGEISSEQATLAYLSRIQVLDPLLGAFQHVAAEQALETARALDALYSAGTDLGPLMGVPVGVKDLFVVDGMPTTAGSKMSIDDIAGEEGPLVKSLRQAGCVILGKTKTVEFALGITGVSSAQGTPMNPWDARTPRLPGGSSSGSGVAVAAGLCAFAIGSDTGGSVRVPAAFNGIFGLKTTPGFFSTEGAFPLAPHLDTPGLLSRTARDAAFAVAALTGAPEARPLPVEALRLGVPQEYFFDNLDPIVEAQIKDALDALSAAGCRLSPVSVPEASEREHYFPAVLPACLIATLGRDRFLAGRDRMDPIVAKRATTGLDVTAADYLALEAQRTRSRQSVSRKFFGFDGWITPTTATPAPPVADLADERKALDLALGMTRNTQPANYFACPAVSIPLPQKPGRLPIGLQIICPEGADVQALAVALAIEEVLGSSTGPDLERFIR, from the coding sequence ATGATCGCACTGGAAAATGATCCGCTTGGGCAAGGCGGGCTGCCGGAATTCGCCCGGCGGTTTCGAAACGGCGAGATTTCGTCCGAGCAGGCAACCCTGGCGTATCTCTCCCGCATCCAGGTCCTCGATCCGCTGCTCGGCGCATTCCAGCATGTTGCCGCCGAGCAGGCGCTTGAGACCGCCCGCGCGCTCGATGCGCTCTATTCGGCCGGCACGGATCTTGGCCCGTTGATGGGCGTCCCGGTCGGCGTGAAGGATCTCTTCGTCGTCGATGGTATGCCGACGACAGCGGGCTCCAAGATGAGCATCGACGATATCGCTGGCGAAGAAGGTCCTCTGGTCAAGAGCTTGCGCCAGGCAGGATGCGTCATCCTCGGCAAGACCAAGACCGTTGAGTTCGCGCTCGGTATCACTGGCGTGTCCAGTGCTCAGGGGACTCCCATGAATCCATGGGACGCACGGACTCCGCGCCTGCCTGGAGGGTCGAGCTCCGGTTCGGGCGTCGCAGTTGCTGCCGGTTTATGTGCGTTCGCCATCGGCTCCGATACAGGCGGTTCGGTTCGTGTTCCCGCCGCGTTCAACGGGATATTCGGTCTCAAGACGACGCCCGGATTCTTCTCGACCGAGGGGGCGTTCCCGCTGGCGCCTCATCTGGATACCCCCGGCCTGCTGAGCCGCACGGCGCGAGACGCAGCGTTCGCGGTGGCTGCGCTCACCGGTGCGCCGGAAGCCCGGCCACTTCCTGTCGAAGCACTCCGCCTCGGTGTTCCTCAAGAGTACTTTTTCGACAATCTCGATCCGATCGTCGAAGCGCAGATCAAGGATGCGCTGGACGCACTGTCGGCCGCAGGCTGCCGGTTGAGCCCCGTTTCCGTTCCCGAGGCGAGCGAGCGCGAGCACTATTTCCCCGCTGTTCTCCCGGCCTGCCTCATCGCGACGCTTGGCCGAGATCGTTTCCTTGCCGGGCGCGACCGGATGGATCCAATTGTCGCGAAGCGCGCGACAACCGGCCTTGATGTCACGGCGGCAGATTATCTAGCGCTCGAGGCGCAGCGAACCAGGTCGCGGCAGAGCGTGTCCAGGAAGTTCTTCGGATTCGATGGCTGGATCACTCCGACGACCGCCACTCCTGCACCGCCTGTAGCTGACCTCGCCGACGAGAGGAAAGCCCTCGATCTCGCCCTGGGCATGACGCGCAATACTCAGCCTGCGAACTATTTCGCGTGTCCCGCCGTGAGCATCCCGCTACCGCAGAAACCTGGAAGGCTCCCGATAGGGTTGCAGATCATCTGTCCAGAAGGGGCTGATGTTCAAGCACTTGCAGTTGCTCTGGCGATCGAGGAAGTTCTCGGTTCGTCCACGGGTCCAGACCTAGAACGCTTCATCCGCTGA
- a CDS encoding transposase, which yields MTIVKDKPAAAAIKELLSQSPDGLREIVRAVMQEMLEAEVTDALQAEKGQRTATRLGDRSGSDSQNWLEVHRYLNMEDLKEHKKDQLREAA from the coding sequence ATGACCATCGTCAAGGATAAACCTGCCGCCGCTGCCATCAAGGAGCTTCTGTCCCAGAGCCCGGATGGTCTGCGCGAAATCGTGCGCGCCGTCATGCAAGAGATGCTCGAAGCCGAGGTGACCGATGCACTCCAGGCCGAGAAGGGGCAGCGCACGGCCACCCGCCTCGGCGATCGCTCGGGCTCCGACAGCCAGAACTGGCTTGAGGTGCACCGCTACCTCAACATGGAGGACCTGAAGGAGCACAAGAAGGATCAACTCCGCGAAGCCGCTTAG
- a CDS encoding ABC transporter substrate-binding protein, which yields MRIAIAAALAATLSVVGAPARAQVEVGVINSLSGNFAAFGERYRTGLQVALDEINANGGINGQKLTLTIQDDRSEAKSALASAESFASKGVPLVIGSYASSITGPLAQFLTRQKVPMIVLGSADDSITKPGSPWVFRAKHNSTIVAKAYFDYFDHLKNTKKDVPLETVAMLYGNGAWPTSLAKEGKRLASERGYKVVGDQAYDQGVTDFRPILNRFRGANPDVLYIVSYAEDGVAITRQMREVGLNAKVLAIDTSAALPSFVQQVGKSADYIATAVSWSQDVKYPGAQELYERLKAKAGGEPSFYEAEGYLALMAAADALRRADPKSRDSVREALAATDITTPVTTVSFKSADGFQGQNPIRSLILQIQDGKHVTVFPDDLAANPPQHPTPEWSTR from the coding sequence ATGAGGATCGCTATCGCCGCTGCCTTGGCAGCCACTCTGTCCGTGGTTGGCGCCCCAGCCAGGGCGCAGGTTGAAGTCGGCGTTATCAACAGCCTTTCAGGTAACTTCGCTGCATTCGGCGAACGTTATCGCACGGGCCTCCAGGTTGCGCTCGATGAAATCAATGCAAATGGGGGCATCAATGGGCAAAAGCTGACCCTGACGATCCAGGACGACCGGTCTGAAGCGAAGAGCGCACTTGCCAGTGCGGAGAGCTTTGCAAGCAAGGGCGTCCCGCTTGTTATCGGCTCCTATGCCTCCTCGATCACAGGCCCTCTTGCACAGTTCTTGACGCGCCAGAAGGTTCCGATGATCGTTCTGGGCAGCGCCGACGACAGCATCACCAAGCCGGGCTCACCGTGGGTATTCCGCGCGAAGCACAATTCGACGATCGTCGCCAAAGCGTATTTCGACTATTTCGATCATCTCAAGAACACGAAGAAGGACGTGCCTCTTGAGACGGTCGCTATGCTGTACGGTAACGGTGCATGGCCGACCTCCCTCGCAAAGGAGGGCAAACGCCTCGCGTCCGAACGCGGATACAAGGTTGTGGGCGATCAAGCCTATGATCAGGGCGTCACCGACTTTCGGCCGATCCTGAACCGTTTCCGCGGTGCCAATCCGGACGTCCTCTATATCGTGTCCTATGCGGAGGACGGCGTCGCCATTACCCGCCAGATGCGGGAGGTTGGCCTGAACGCCAAGGTCTTGGCGATCGATACGTCCGCGGCTCTCCCAAGCTTCGTTCAGCAGGTCGGAAAATCGGCGGACTACATTGCGACGGCCGTCAGCTGGAGCCAGGACGTGAAGTACCCTGGCGCTCAGGAGCTCTACGAGCGTCTGAAGGCCAAGGCCGGCGGTGAACCTTCGTTCTATGAGGCAGAGGGGTATCTCGCCCTGATGGCCGCCGCCGATGCGCTGCGTCGTGCCGATCCGAAGTCCCGTGACTCCGTGCGCGAAGCGCTGGCTGCGACAGACATCACGACCCCGGTGACTACGGTGAGCTTCAAGAGTGCGGACGGCTTCCAGGGACAGAACCCGATCCGGAGCCTCATCCTGCAGATCCAGGACGGCAAGCACGTCACCGTGTTCCCGGACGATCTCGCCGCGAACCCGCCGCAGCACCCAACGCCGGAGTGGTCAACACGCTGA